In one bacterium genomic region, the following are encoded:
- a CDS encoding superinfection exclusion B family protein → MPRIPLGDITKWIRLPPKYVAPIAILASALVLLPSTALSKFGVSSFMDRYRMWIGLVALTGTALLLSHAAVWAGRLIVGRTQRDRLLKAGKAYLRGLTLEEKLILSHYLARGTKSAKLVAQDGVVLGLESAMIITRVSSVGDIEMHFAYNIQPWAWRELTEHTDLLEPALTLERKHLAEVAAQLRRDGDYP, encoded by the coding sequence ATGCCACGCATACCCCTGGGTGACATCACTAAGTGGATCAGACTGCCCCCCAAGTATGTAGCTCCAATCGCCATTCTGGCTTCCGCGCTAGTACTGCTCCCTTCCACGGCGCTTTCCAAATTTGGAGTCTCCTCTTTCATGGACCGCTACAGAATGTGGATTGGTCTCGTCGCCCTGACTGGGACGGCTCTTCTTCTCTCCCATGCTGCAGTCTGGGCAGGACGCTTGATAGTAGGTCGCACACAGCGGGATCGGCTACTGAAAGCCGGGAAGGCGTACCTTCGCGGGCTGACCCTTGAGGAGAAGCTTATTCTGTCTCATTACTTGGCTCGCGGCACCAAGAGCGCCAAGCTTGTCGCCCAAGATGGCGTCGTTCTTGGGCTTGAGTCGGCCATGATCATCACGCGTGTATCGTCAGTCGGTGACATAGAAATGCACTTCGCGTACAACATCCAGCCGTGGGCATGGAGGGAACTAACCGAACATACTGACCTCCTTGAACCTGCACTTACGCTTGAGAGGAAGCATCTGGCAGAAGTAGCCGCACAGTTGCGGCGAGATGGCGACTACCCCTAG